A window from Flavobacterium sp. 83 encodes these proteins:
- a CDS encoding GatB/YqeY domain-containing protein encodes MSLSVQIMDEMKTAMRAKDTVALEALRAIKSEILLAQTASGSKEEITEDDEVKLLQRLVKTRKESARIFTEQNRLDLAEPELAQIAVIEKFLPAQLSEAEVEAVIAKIIAETGASGIASMGKVMGIAAAQLGGTAEGKTISTIVKKLLT; translated from the coding sequence ATGAGTTTATCAGTACAAATCATGGACGAAATGAAAACCGCCATGAGAGCCAAAGATACAGTTGCATTAGAAGCCTTAAGAGCTATAAAATCTGAAATCCTATTAGCGCAGACCGCGTCAGGATCAAAAGAAGAAATAACAGAAGATGACGAGGTTAAATTACTTCAGCGATTGGTAAAAACACGTAAAGAAAGTGCCAGAATTTTTACAGAGCAAAATCGTTTGGATCTAGCTGAACCAGAATTAGCACAAATTGCAGTAATCGAAAAATTCTTACCAGCACAATTAAGTGAAGCAGAAGTAGAAGCAGTAATTGCAAAAATAATTGCAGAAACTGGTGCCTCTGGAATTGCATCAATGGGGAAAGTAATGGGAATAGCTGCAGCACAATTAGGAGGAACAGCCGAAGGAAAAACTATTTCTACAATAGTAAAAAAACTATTGACATAA
- a CDS encoding substrate-binding domain-containing protein, translated as MIRSIFFILLLSFVLIQSSCNSSDKDKSKISIGFSQCVGSDIWRVSMNHAMQVEASLHPEIDLTIYNANRKASKQISDIQKFIDKKVDVIIISPFESDSIVPVIEEAESKGIPVIIMDRKANTSGYTTYLGADNLEVGRLAGKHIVSSSHGDATVIEINGDYTSTPGIERSMGFKQIVNQYPGIKVFTIEADDFGHPRENYSKLLDSLHDIDFVYSFNDLIAYNAWKIAKNKKVDKNIKFIGVDGQNGPLGGIQLVKDKILDATVLYPTGGSEAIKLALKIANKEIVPKNNKLNTTLIDSLNADIMSNQFDKITIQQSDIEQQQSVIRSQEEKYSGQSNLLKLLFFLFILALGLAFFSIYSRITISRKKIELEERNKKIKSQRNEIKKYSEELKQSNEARLSFFMGLSHEFKTPLTLILSSVESLGSELKTKGSSVNKEINLMYNNSRRLLRLINQLLDYRKVEDKKFILRASNTNLLDFSKSIIIDFEREAKKLNIDFSLVSNNPELEVYIDRNLMDKVYFNLLSNAFKFTPENGKITIKIREDKTNNVVKISFKDSGIGIPENELNQVFNAFYQGSNNYRNSSGVGLHLSKSFIDLHKGTVEIISKNGTEFIITLQLGKAHLDEKNILKNPVLEIINQTDYLDEEVIQSSESKTNEDKYSVLYIEDNKDLSDFISNKLSVEYNVYTSNGFDAIEQSLEIIPDVIICDLNLPGKNGFEICQILKKDLRTSHIPVLILTASDDPDSYLKALESGADLFLTKPFNLKVLSQSVKGLLFNREKLRFYYTNNILNIEDGDFGVSEQDFLRKLNDLIEKNFDNSAYTVEDLARSLTISRVQLYRKVKAILGISVSDHINNMRLDKSKELLKKSELNISEIAYAVGFSSPNYFSTSFKNKFGVTPKEYKSKK; from the coding sequence ATGATAAGAAGTATCTTTTTTATACTGCTTTTAAGTTTCGTTTTAATACAGAGTTCTTGTAATTCATCAGACAAAGATAAAAGTAAAATTTCTATAGGATTTTCGCAGTGTGTTGGGAGTGACATTTGGCGGGTCTCAATGAATCATGCGATGCAAGTAGAAGCCTCGCTTCATCCTGAAATTGATTTGACTATTTACAATGCTAATAGGAAAGCGAGTAAGCAAATTAGTGATATTCAGAAATTTATTGACAAAAAAGTAGATGTTATTATAATTTCCCCTTTTGAATCAGATTCAATTGTTCCAGTAATTGAGGAAGCAGAATCTAAAGGTATTCCAGTTATTATAATGGATAGAAAAGCAAATACTTCAGGCTATACAACTTATTTAGGGGCAGATAATCTTGAAGTTGGTCGATTGGCAGGAAAACATATTGTTTCTAGTTCTCATGGAGATGCTACTGTGATTGAAATAAATGGAGACTACACTTCAACACCCGGTATAGAGAGGAGTATGGGTTTTAAACAGATTGTTAATCAATATCCTGGTATTAAGGTTTTTACTATAGAAGCGGATGACTTTGGACATCCTAGAGAAAATTATAGTAAACTGTTAGATAGTTTGCACGATATTGATTTTGTATATTCATTTAACGATCTTATTGCTTACAATGCTTGGAAGATTGCAAAGAATAAAAAAGTTGATAAAAATATAAAATTTATAGGTGTTGACGGCCAAAATGGTCCTTTGGGAGGTATTCAATTAGTAAAAGATAAGATTTTAGATGCAACGGTTTTATATCCCACAGGAGGGAGCGAAGCTATTAAGTTGGCATTGAAAATAGCTAATAAAGAGATTGTCCCTAAAAATAACAAACTCAATACCACATTAATTGATTCTCTTAATGCAGATATTATGAGCAATCAATTTGATAAGATAACAATTCAACAATCTGATATTGAGCAACAACAGAGCGTTATCAGAAGTCAAGAAGAGAAATACTCCGGTCAGAGCAATCTTTTAAAACTTTTATTTTTTCTATTTATATTGGCACTAGGTTTAGCTTTTTTCAGTATTTATTCCCGTATAACAATAAGTCGTAAAAAGATTGAATTAGAAGAGAGAAATAAAAAAATTAAAAGCCAAAGAAATGAAATTAAAAAGTATTCAGAAGAATTAAAACAAAGTAATGAAGCTCGTTTGAGTTTTTTTATGGGATTATCTCATGAATTTAAAACGCCTTTGACTTTAATTTTAAGTTCTGTCGAATCTTTGGGCAGTGAACTCAAAACCAAAGGGAGTTCAGTAAATAAAGAAATTAATTTGATGTATAATAATTCCAGAAGGTTGCTCCGACTAATCAATCAATTATTGGATTACAGAAAAGTAGAAGATAAAAAATTTATATTAAGAGCTTCAAATACTAATTTATTAGATTTTTCAAAAAGTATTATTATAGATTTTGAAAGAGAAGCAAAAAAGCTTAATATAGATTTCTCCTTGGTTTCAAATAATCCTGAACTTGAGGTATATATTGATCGTAATTTAATGGATAAAGTCTATTTTAATTTATTATCAAATGCTTTTAAATTTACCCCTGAAAATGGTAAAATAACAATAAAAATAAGAGAAGATAAAACTAATAATGTAGTTAAAATTTCATTTAAAGATTCAGGAATAGGAATCCCGGAAAACGAATTAAATCAAGTTTTTAATGCCTTTTACCAGGGGTCGAATAATTATAGAAATAGCTCAGGAGTTGGTTTGCATTTGTCAAAAAGTTTTATTGATTTGCATAAGGGAACAGTAGAAATTATTTCTAAAAATGGGACTGAATTTATAATAACATTGCAGTTAGGAAAAGCACATCTTGACGAAAAGAATATTCTAAAGAATCCGGTTTTAGAAATAATTAATCAAACAGATTATTTAGATGAAGAAGTGATTCAAAGTTCAGAGTCCAAAACTAATGAGGATAAATATTCTGTTTTGTATATCGAAGATAATAAGGATTTGTCTGATTTTATTTCAAATAAATTGTCTGTAGAGTATAATGTGTATACCTCTAATGGATTTGATGCTATTGAACAATCTTTGGAAATAATACCAGATGTTATTATTTGTGATTTGAACTTACCTGGAAAAAACGGTTTTGAAATATGTCAAATTTTAAAGAAAGACCTTAGAACTTCACATATTCCAGTTTTGATACTGACCGCCTCAGATGATCCGGATTCTTATTTAAAAGCATTAGAGAGTGGTGCTGATTTATTTTTGACAAAACCATTTAATTTAAAAGTGTTGTCTCAATCTGTAAAAGGATTGCTTTTTAATAGAGAGAAACTTCGATTTTATTATACCAATAATATTTTAAACATTGAGGATGGCGATTTTGGTGTTTCTGAACAAGATTTTCTGAGAAAGTTGAATGATCTTATTGAAAAAAACTTCGATAATTCGGCTTACACTGTTGAAGATCTTGCACGAAGTTTAACTATTTCTCGGGTACAATTGTATCGAAAAGTGAAAGCTATATTAGGAATTAGTGTCAGTGACCATATAAATAATATGCGATTAGATAAATCAAAGGAGCTGCTGAAAAAGTCAGAATTAAACATTTCAGAAATTGCCTATGCAGTGGGTTTCTCTTCACCAAATTATTTTTCAACTTCCTTTAAAAATAAATTTGGAGTTACACCTAAAGAATATAAAAGTAAAAAGTAG